A section of the Sphingomonas ginsenosidivorax genome encodes:
- a CDS encoding Mrp/NBP35 family ATP-binding protein, which translates to MIDIEAVKAAIATVAGARATVRLEGARLGIVLDATGLDPKARDALEATVRMAATAPGVAEVRIALTAERSTRRLIAVASGKGGVGKSTLSANLAIALSRAGRRVGLVDADIYGPSQPRLMGVEGTRPTAKDKVLDPVPTPYGVPLLSMGQLVEPGRALAWRGPMAAGALGQLVEADWGAVDTLVLDLPPGTGDVQLTMVQKYRPTGAVIVSTPQDLALIDARRAIDLFEKAGVPIIGLVENMAGYVCPHCGESSDPFGNGGAEAAAAELGIPFLGRVPLTIALRTASDAGKPPAADPGDTVFAPLAARLVAWLKTL; encoded by the coding sequence ATGATCGACATCGAAGCGGTAAAGGCGGCGATCGCCACAGTGGCCGGCGCGCGCGCCACGGTACGGCTCGAAGGCGCGAGGCTCGGCATCGTGCTCGACGCCACCGGCCTCGATCCCAAGGCACGCGATGCGCTGGAGGCGACGGTGCGGATGGCCGCGACCGCGCCCGGCGTCGCCGAGGTCCGCATCGCGCTCACCGCCGAACGCTCCACCCGCCGCCTGATCGCGGTCGCGAGCGGCAAGGGCGGCGTCGGCAAGTCGACGCTGTCGGCCAATCTCGCCATCGCGCTATCCAGGGCCGGCCGCCGCGTGGGCCTCGTCGACGCCGATATCTACGGCCCGTCCCAGCCGCGGCTGATGGGCGTCGAGGGCACCCGCCCGACCGCGAAGGACAAGGTGCTCGATCCGGTCCCGACTCCCTACGGCGTGCCCTTGCTCTCGATGGGCCAGCTCGTCGAACCGGGCCGTGCGCTCGCGTGGCGCGGACCGATGGCAGCGGGTGCGCTCGGCCAGCTGGTCGAGGCGGACTGGGGCGCGGTCGACACGCTCGTGCTCGACCTGCCGCCCGGCACCGGCGACGTCCAGCTGACGATGGTCCAGAAATATCGCCCCACAGGCGCGGTGATCGTCTCCACCCCGCAGGACCTCGCGCTGATCGACGCACGCCGCGCGATCGACCTGTTCGAGAAAGCCGGCGTGCCGATCATCGGCCTGGTCGAGAACATGGCCGGCTATGTCTGCCCGCATTGCGGCGAATCGTCCGACCCGTTCGGCAATGGCGGTGCGGAGGCGGCGGCGGCCGAGCTCGGCATCCCCTTCCTCGGTCGCGTGCCGTTGACGATCGCGCTGCGCACCGCCTCCGACGCCGGCAAGCCGCCCGCCGCCGACCCCGGCGACACGGTGTTCGCACCACTCGCCGCACGGCTCGTCGCATGGTTGAAAACACTGTGA
- a CDS encoding CoA-binding protein, producing the protein MPLTADADIKALLEGARTIAMIGASDRPDRPSYGVMAKLQAHGYRVIPVNPQITGEHIHGEFVFRELAQLGDPIDIVDIFRNSAAAGEAVDQAIAVGAKAVWMQLGVSNPEAAARAEAAGLKVVMDRCPAIDIPRLGVAPIQADRE; encoded by the coding sequence ATGCCGCTCACCGCCGATGCCGACATCAAGGCACTGCTCGAAGGTGCCCGCACGATCGCGATGATCGGCGCCTCCGACCGCCCCGACCGGCCCTCCTACGGCGTGATGGCGAAACTCCAGGCGCACGGCTACCGCGTCATACCCGTCAATCCGCAGATCACCGGCGAGCATATCCACGGCGAGTTCGTCTTCCGCGAGCTCGCGCAGCTCGGTGATCCGATCGACATCGTCGACATCTTCCGCAACTCGGCCGCTGCCGGCGAGGCCGTCGACCAGGCGATTGCCGTCGGCGCGAAGGCCGTCTGGATGCAGCTCGGCGTGTCCAATCCCGAGGCCGCCGCCCGCGCCGAGGCTGCCGGTCTCAAGGTCGTGATGGACCGCTGCCCGGCGATCGACATCCCGCGACTCGGCGTCGCACCGATCCAGGCCGATCGGGAATGA
- the poxB gene encoding ubiquinone-dependent pyruvate dehydrogenase, translating to MSKTVIAYLFAETLHLAGVERIYGVVGDSLNGLTDSLRRQGKIDWVHVRNEEAAAFAAGAEAQLTGRLAVCAGSCGPGNMHLINGLYDCHRTRVPVLAIAAQIPTAEIGSNYFQETRPEALFRECSVYCETISDADQMPRTLDTAIRAAVGQRGVSVVAMSGDVALRTTTGTLARSSGVLLPAPATIVPDAAGVAELAALLNGSGRVTILAGRGCRTAHAALLDLAKTLQAPIVHALGGKEFVEYDNPYDVGMTGLIGFSSGYDAMMGCDTLLMLGTDFPYRQFFPTKAKVAQIDIRSENLGRRTGIDIGLIGDVGATIAALLPKLTAPRDGDFLQASRKDYAKAREGLDELAHGTPGSGVLHPQHVARVLSEQAADDAVFACDVGTPTVWAARYLAMNGRRRLLGSFNHGSMANALPQAIGAQAAYPGRQVVTLSGDGGLAMLMGELLTIKQLNLPVKIIVFNNGTLGFVEMEMKAAGLVETGVTLDNPDFAAMARAIGIHGVRITDPGEVEAGVRDVLAHPGPALLDAVTARTELSMPPKITIEQMKGFTLYMAKAVLSGRGDSVIELGKTNVGLLKRFL from the coding sequence ATGTCGAAGACCGTGATCGCGTATCTGTTCGCCGAGACGCTGCACCTCGCAGGCGTCGAACGTATATACGGCGTCGTCGGCGACAGCCTCAACGGCCTGACCGACAGCCTGCGCCGCCAGGGCAAGATCGACTGGGTCCATGTCCGCAACGAGGAAGCCGCGGCGTTCGCCGCGGGTGCCGAGGCGCAACTGACCGGCAGGCTCGCGGTCTGCGCCGGCTCGTGCGGCCCCGGCAACATGCACCTCATCAACGGCCTCTACGACTGCCACCGCACGCGCGTGCCCGTGCTGGCGATCGCCGCGCAGATTCCGACCGCCGAGATCGGCTCGAACTATTTCCAGGAAACCCGCCCCGAGGCGCTGTTCCGCGAATGCAGCGTCTATTGCGAGACGATCAGCGACGCCGACCAGATGCCGCGCACGCTCGACACCGCGATCCGCGCCGCGGTCGGGCAGCGCGGCGTGTCGGTGGTCGCGATGTCGGGCGATGTCGCACTGCGGACCACGACCGGCACGCTCGCGAGGTCCAGCGGCGTGCTGCTGCCCGCGCCTGCGACGATCGTCCCCGATGCGGCGGGCGTGGCCGAACTCGCCGCGTTGCTCAACGGCTCCGGCCGCGTCACCATCCTTGCCGGCCGCGGCTGCCGTACCGCACACGCGGCGCTGCTCGATCTCGCCAAGACGTTGCAGGCGCCGATCGTCCATGCGCTCGGCGGCAAGGAGTTCGTCGAATATGACAACCCCTATGACGTCGGCATGACCGGGCTGATCGGCTTCTCGTCGGGCTACGACGCGATGATGGGCTGCGACACGCTGCTGATGCTCGGCACTGACTTCCCCTATCGGCAGTTCTTCCCGACCAAGGCCAAGGTCGCGCAGATCGATATCCGCTCGGAGAACCTCGGTCGCCGCACCGGCATCGACATCGGCCTGATCGGTGACGTCGGCGCGACCATCGCCGCGCTGCTCCCTAAATTGACCGCGCCCCGCGACGGCGACTTCCTGCAGGCCTCGCGCAAGGATTATGCGAAGGCGCGCGAAGGCCTGGACGAGCTCGCGCACGGCACCCCCGGCAGCGGCGTCCTCCACCCCCAGCACGTCGCGCGCGTACTCAGCGAACAGGCCGCCGACGACGCGGTGTTCGCCTGCGATGTCGGCACGCCCACCGTCTGGGCCGCGCGCTACCTCGCGATGAACGGCCGCCGCCGCCTGCTGGGCTCGTTCAACCACGGCTCGATGGCCAACGCACTGCCACAGGCGATCGGCGCGCAGGCGGCCTATCCGGGGCGGCAGGTGGTGACGCTGTCGGGCGACGGCGGTCTCGCCATGCTGATGGGCGAGCTGCTGACGATCAAGCAGCTCAACCTGCCCGTGAAGATCATCGTCTTCAACAACGGCACGCTCGGCTTCGTCGAGATGGAGATGAAGGCGGCGGGCCTGGTCGAGACCGGCGTGACGCTCGACAACCCCGATTTTGCCGCGATGGCGCGGGCGATCGGCATCCACGGCGTTCGCATCACCGATCCGGGCGAGGTCGAGGCCGGCGTTCGCGACGTCCTCGCGCATCCCGGCCCCGCGCTGCTCGACGCCGTCACCGCGCGCACCGAACTGTCCATGCCGCCGAAGATCACGATCGAACAGATGAAGGGCTTCACGCTCTACATGGCCAAGGCAGTCCTCAGCGGCCGCGGCGATTCGGTGATCGAACTGGGCAAGACCAATGTCGGGCTGCTGAAACGCTTCCTGTAA
- a CDS encoding trimeric intracellular cation channel family protein, producing the protein MLPTPILPVAILPVAAPWADLAGLAVFAASGALAAAKRGQTAVTLAFFALITGVGGGTVRDLLIGAPVFWVHDARAAAVCLAMALLIWTTPARWWKDEALDWFDALGLAAYAVYGASKAMRYGIPPVPAAVMGVVAACVGGIIRDVLAGEPSILMRPELYVTAAALASATYVGLVLLGVPQGWAALAGASAGFTLRAAAIRFHLALPAYPGTR; encoded by the coding sequence ATGCTGCCGACACCCATCCTTCCCGTCGCAATCCTGCCCGTCGCGGCGCCCTGGGCCGATCTGGCCGGGCTGGCGGTTTTCGCCGCCTCGGGCGCGCTTGCCGCGGCGAAGCGCGGGCAGACCGCGGTCACGCTCGCCTTCTTCGCGCTGATCACTGGGGTCGGCGGGGGTACGGTGCGCGACTTGCTGATTGGTGCGCCGGTGTTCTGGGTGCATGACGCGCGTGCTGCGGCGGTGTGCCTGGCGATGGCGTTGCTGATCTGGACGACGCCGGCGCGCTGGTGGAAGGACGAGGCGCTCGACTGGTTCGATGCGCTGGGGCTTGCCGCCTATGCGGTGTACGGCGCGTCGAAGGCGATGCGCTATGGCATCCCGCCGGTCCCGGCAGCGGTGATGGGGGTGGTGGCCGCGTGCGTCGGGGGGATCATCCGCGACGTGCTGGCGGGCGAGCCGTCGATCCTGATGCGGCCCGAGCTGTACGTCACGGCCGCGGCGCTGGCGTCGGCGACCTATGTCGGGCTGGTGTTGCTGGGCGTGCCGCAGGGCTGGGCGGCGCTGGCCGGCGCGAGCGCGGGGTTCACGCTGCGCGCGGCGGCAATCCGGTTCCACCTGGCGCTGCCGGCGTATCCGGGCACGCGGTGA
- a CDS encoding glycine zipper 2TM domain-containing protein yields MRKMMLALGCTAMVLPTMLVPVSSAEARREWRGRDGRIYCKKNNGTTGTIIGGVGGALLGRTVDTRGDRTVGTLGGAVLGGLAGRAIDKGSSNNNRRCR; encoded by the coding sequence ATGCGTAAGATGATGCTCGCCCTGGGGTGCACCGCGATGGTCCTGCCGACGATGCTGGTCCCGGTGTCGTCCGCCGAAGCGCGTCGCGAATGGCGCGGTCGCGACGGCCGGATCTATTGTAAGAAGAACAACGGCACGACCGGCACGATCATCGGCGGCGTCGGTGGCGCGCTGCTCGGCCGCACGGTCGACACCCGCGGCGACCGCACGGTCGGTACGCTCGGCGGCGCGGTCCTCGGCGGTCTCGCCGGTCGCGCGATCGACAAGGGTTCGAGCAACAACAACCGTCGCTGCCGCTAA
- a CDS encoding OsmC family protein — protein sequence MTTRSASAKYEGLGKDGKGHVSTQSGVLSDNAYGFNTRFENEPGTNPEELIAAAHASCFTMALSFALAGKGYSAGTLETSAKVTLDKDGDGFKITKSALTLNAKVDGIAKDEFEAIAADAKANCPISKVLNCEITLEHTLA from the coding sequence ATGACGACCCGTAGCGCTTCGGCAAAATATGAAGGCCTCGGCAAGGACGGCAAGGGCCATGTCTCGACGCAGTCGGGCGTCCTCTCCGACAACGCCTACGGCTTCAACACGCGGTTCGAGAACGAGCCCGGCACCAACCCCGAGGAACTGATCGCCGCCGCGCATGCGAGCTGCTTCACGATGGCGCTGAGCTTCGCGCTCGCGGGCAAGGGCTATTCGGCCGGCACGCTCGAAACCAGCGCGAAGGTCACGCTCGACAAGGACGGCGACGGCTTCAAGATCACCAAGTCCGCGCTGACGCTCAACGCCAAGGTCGACGGCATCGCAAAGGACGAGTTCGAGGCGATCGCCGCGGACGCCAAGGCGAACTGCCCGATCTCGAAGGTCCTGAACTGCGAGATCACGCTCGAGCACACGCTGGCGTAA
- the crcB gene encoding fluoride efflux transporter CrcB — protein MSLLYVMLGGAFGSGARYLTGRATLSLFGPGFPYGTLAVNLVGGLLMGALVGVLARASNGGETWRLLLGVGVLGGFTTFSSFSLDVVTMIERGQLTVALGYVLVSVIGSIAALFAGLTLARTVA, from the coding sequence ATGTCTCTCCTGTATGTCATGCTCGGCGGCGCCTTCGGCTCCGGCGCGCGGTATCTGACGGGCCGCGCGACGCTGTCGCTGTTCGGACCCGGTTTCCCCTATGGCACGCTTGCCGTGAACCTTGTCGGCGGGCTGCTGATGGGGGCGCTGGTTGGCGTGCTCGCGCGCGCGTCGAACGGTGGCGAGACGTGGCGGCTGCTGCTCGGCGTCGGCGTGCTCGGCGGGTTCACGACCTTCTCGTCCTTCTCGCTCGATGTGGTGACGATGATCGAACGCGGCCAGCTGACGGTCGCGCTCGGCTATGTCCTCGTGTCCGTCATCGGCTCGATCGCCGCGCTGTTCGCCGGCCTCACGCTTGCAAGGACCGTCGCATGA